The genomic stretch AGCTGGACTTCCTCTTCGGCCCCATCGAGCGGTTCTTCGCTGAATCAGAGGACGGCGGCAACATGCTCGCCTACGCGCGCCGTCCCGAGGATGCGCCCCTGGACGCGCCGCCGCTGTCAATCCTCCCGACGCCGCTCATGTAGCGGCCTCGGCCGCCCTCCCCGGGGCGCACCGTTGAATCGATGCGCCCCGGTCGGGCTTCCCCGCCTCAGTGCGCGGAGAGCAGAGGCCGGTCGAACGCGCGCGCCAGGCAGGACTGGTTCGCCACGCTGTCCAGGTTCGTGTTGCGCATCTGGATTTCGTAGAACGGACGGCTCAGCGACGTCACGACGGGGTCCTGCACCCAGTAGGCCGTGGAAGGACTGGCCATGCCCGTGGCGAGGAAGAGAGACAGCGTTCCGTTTTCGTCGATGTGCGTGAACTCGGTGCGCGTTTCGCGGCCGTGGCAGCCGCTGCAGGTGTTGCGCGAGAAGATGTGACGGGCGTCGTTGACGGAGATGCCCGACGCACGCCAGTACGAGTCCGTCGGCGACGAAATCCACGGGAACGCGCCGAGGAACCGCGTGCTCGACGTGGGGTACGTCGGCGGCACGGTGTAGCTGTTGGCCAGGATGGCGGGCGTGTTCGCGTTGATGAAGTCACGCAGCACCGTCGTGTTGTTGTGCGAATCGCCTGGCGTCAGCACCGTCGACTGGCCCTGCAGGCGGTTCACCGAGGGGCCCGAGCCCATCAGGTGGAACTCACGCAGCTCCCACGGATAGCGCAGCCACTCCTCGTTGGTGCGGATCTGGTTGATGGCGCTGCCGTTCGGCTTGCGGGGCGCGGCGTTGCGCACCACCACCTGCTGCGTGAGGCTCGCCAGCGCCGCGTTGTACGCCGAGCTGCCCAGAATCATGGACGGCGCCGACAGGTTCAGCCACCCCTGCGCCCAGGTGCGGACCGCGTCACAGCTGGCGTGCGGGACGCCGTACTCGAAGATGACCAGGAAGGGCCGCACGCCACAGGCCCCGCTTGAACGATCCACCGCGGCGAAGACGAAGCGCAGCTCGCCCGCGTTACCGGAAGCGTAGGCGGACGGCCCCGCGCCGGCGCCCAGGTCCAGGCGGTTGACGATGGCCACCAGCTTGAACGGCGACCGCGCCAGCTCCAGCCCGCCGCTCGAGCGCGGCCACGGCGTGAGGATGCGCGCGGTCATCGCCGGGCGCGCCGGCACCGTCCAGCCGTTGATGTTCTGGTTCACGGTCCACTGACGCAGCCAGTGCTCCGTCAGGTTTGCGGGCGACACGTACGAGCTCGCCATCTCCCGCATCAGGTGGTTGAACGTCCACACACCATTCGGGTTGCCGGCGTTCGTGCACGGGTCATACGTGCGCGTCGGGTCATTCACCACGTTGGGGTGGGTGATGATGAGCGAGTTCTCCGGCTTCACCGCGAGGGAGATACCCGCGGGGAAGATGGAGATGGGGACACCCGGCCGGAAGACGTCGGGCGACAGCGGCGTGAGTGCGCGCTCGGAGACGCGGACGCGGTTGTCGAAGGTCGCGACCGTCAGCGGCGTCTGGGGATTGCGCGCCTGGAACTCGCGAATGCGATCCTGCGTGGCCCGGTGCGTGACGAAGTCCACGTCGCCAATGGCGGAGAACACGCCGTCACCGGCCTGCTCGTCCCCATTGAGGCCCTGGTCGTTCAGCACGAGCGCCTGCCCCGAGTCCGATACCACGGGAACCTGCTGATGCTCCTGCCCCTGCGCGAGCTTCGCGCGGATGAGGCTGCGCGTCCTCGACGTCAGCTCGCTGTCGAGCGCGATGGCATCCATCGAATCGATGATGGGCGCGGCGCCCGTCTGCGCCTGCTCCTGCGCCGCGGCGGCCGGCTCCTCCGAAGGGAGGGACTCGGAGCCACCACACCCTGCGAGCAGAGATGTGGCGACGACGCCAGTCCAGGCGCGCAACACGCCTGGAAACTTCTTGGAGGACTGATTCATGGGGGACTCCTCGCGGGTAGACTGCAACGCGGCCGTGTGCACCCCGCAGGCCAGAGTCCTCTTTCAATGCCTTCAAGCGCAGCGCGTGCGCCGCCGCTGGTGGCAATGACAAATCACGCCACAGCGTGACTCGCCCTGTAACACCAGACGTCACAGACTCAAGGGAGAGTCATTGCAGTCCCAGGGTGTTGAATTGCAGCACGGCCACCCGAGAGCCCCGCCCTTTCAAACCTCCGGAAGCGGCCTCACCTCCAGTTGCTTGGACGCGAGGAACTCCGGGTTGAACACCTTCGACGCGTAGCGGCTGCCGTGGTCGCACAGGAAGGTCACGATGCGCAGCCCCTCACCCCGGTGACGGCGCGCCAGCTCCCACGCGGCGCGCACGTTGAGGGCCGCCGACGTGCCCACCACCAGCGCGTCCTCGCGGGCCAGGTGGTAGAGCATCTCCACCATCTCCTGGTCGCCCAGGCGCATGGCCTCGTCCACGCGGGCCCGGCGGAAGTTCTCCGTGAGGCGCATGATGCCAATGCCCTCGGTGATGGAGGAACCGGGCCCTTCCATGCGCCCTTCGCGCACGAAGGTGAAGAGGCCCGAGCCCGGTGGATCCACCAACACCACGCGCACGGAGGGGTTCTTCTCCTTCAGGTAACGGCTGACGCCGCCCATGGTTCCACCGCTGCCCACGGACGCCACCAGCACGTCCACGCGGCCCTCGCACTGCTCCCAGATTTCGGGGCCCGTCGTCTCGTAGTGGTAGTCGCCGTTGGCCGGGTTCTCGAACTGGTTCGCCCAGAAGCCGCCCTGCGCTTCCGCCAGCACGCGGGCCTGGTGGAAGAAGTGGTTTGGATTGGCGAAGGGCACGGCGGGGACCTTGCGGACCTCCACGCCCATGGCCTCCAGCAGCTCGTACTTCTCGCGGGCCTGGTTGTCCGGCATGGTGACGACCACGCGGTACCCGCGCTCGCGGCCCAGCAGCCCCAGACCGATGCCGGTGTTGCCCGCGGTGCCCTCGAAGATGGCGCCGCCCGGCTTCAGCAGGCCCTGCGCCTCCGCGCGCTGAATCATCCCCTTCGCGGCGCGGTCCTTGATGCTGCCGCCGGGGTTCATGAACTCGGCCTTCGCGAGGATTTCACACCCCGTCTGTCGGCTCAGCGAGCCGATGCGCAGCAGCGGGGTGTTTCCGACGGAGTCCCAGAGCGTTCCAATGCGAGGCGCCATGGGCTGTGCTTAACGCGAAGGGTGGCGCCCGTCACCGGGAACCACCGCCCTCAATCCGCCCGCATGGCCTCCACCGGATCCAACTTCGCCGCCCGGGCCGCCGGGTAGATGCCGAACAGGAGCCCGACGCCGCAGCTCATGAACAGGGCCAGGCCCACCGCCCACGGGGGCACCTGCATGGGAAAGCCCATCATCCAGTTGCCCAGGAACACCAGCCCGAAGCCCAGGCCCAGGCCCAGGGCGCCGCCCATCAGCGACAGCAGCACCGCCTCCGTGGCGAACTGTCCCAGGATGCGGCGCTTGCGCGCACCCAGCGCCTTGCGCACGCCAATCTCCCGCGTCCGCTCCATCACCGACACCAGCATGATGTTGAGGATGCCAATGCCGCCCACCACCAGGGACAGCAGACACACGCCCACGCCCGCGATGGTGATGACCTGGGAGAGCTGATTGAACGACGCCGTCACCGACTCGTTCGTGTGCAATTCGAAGTCGTTGGGCATGTTCGCCGGAACGTCGCGGCGGCGGCGCATCAGCGAGGCCACCTCGTCCTGCGCCTTGCTGAACAGCTCCGGGGACTTCGCCTGCACGCTGATGTCCAGCGAGCGCTTCTTCCCGTAGAGCTGGTGAAAGACGCTCAGCGGAATCATCACCTGGTTGTCCAGGCTGAACATGCCCAGCATGCTCCCCCGCTTCTGGAGCAAACC from Myxococcus xanthus encodes the following:
- a CDS encoding choice-of-anchor X domain-containing protein, whose amino-acid sequence is MNQSSKKFPGVLRAWTGVVATSLLAGCGGSESLPSEEPAAAAQEQAQTGAAPIIDSMDAIALDSELTSRTRSLIRAKLAQGQEHQQVPVVSDSGQALVLNDQGLNGDEQAGDGVFSAIGDVDFVTHRATQDRIREFQARNPQTPLTVATFDNRVRVSERALTPLSPDVFRPGVPISIFPAGISLAVKPENSLIITHPNVVNDPTRTYDPCTNAGNPNGVWTFNHLMREMASSYVSPANLTEHWLRQWTVNQNINGWTVPARPAMTARILTPWPRSSGGLELARSPFKLVAIVNRLDLGAGAGPSAYASGNAGELRFVFAAVDRSSGACGVRPFLVIFEYGVPHASCDAVRTWAQGWLNLSAPSMILGSSAYNAALASLTQQVVVRNAAPRKPNGSAINQIRTNEEWLRYPWELREFHLMGSGPSVNRLQGQSTVLTPGDSHNNTTVLRDFINANTPAILANSYTVPPTYPTSSTRFLGAFPWISSPTDSYWRASGISVNDARHIFSRNTCSGCHGRETRTEFTHIDENGTLSLFLATGMASPSTAYWVQDPVVTSLSRPFYEIQMRNTNLDSVANQSCLARAFDRPLLSAH
- a CDS encoding cysteine synthase A; protein product: MAPRIGTLWDSVGNTPLLRIGSLSRQTGCEILAKAEFMNPGGSIKDRAAKGMIQRAEAQGLLKPGGAIFEGTAGNTGIGLGLLGRERGYRVVVTMPDNQAREKYELLEAMGVEVRKVPAVPFANPNHFFHQARVLAEAQGGFWANQFENPANGDYHYETTGPEIWEQCEGRVDVLVASVGSGGTMGGVSRYLKEKNPSVRVVLVDPPGSGLFTFVREGRMEGPGSSITEGIGIMRLTENFRRARVDEAMRLGDQEMVEMLYHLAREDALVVGTSAALNVRAAWELARRHRGEGLRIVTFLCDHGSRYASKVFNPEFLASKQLEVRPLPEV
- a CDS encoding ABC transporter permease; translation: MRAFLDNLRLALGTFLGNPLRSLLTLLGIVIGVATVITMMGLIEGLRVKVNNDLGRMGAHTFQVTKWPAGGFGRINWAKFAKRKDFEMPDSRAIEESCPSVGTVVPTDDEGGQKLSTASSETRPSVRVFGTPANYPLVSGVSVQAGRYFNEVEALDGRYVVLLGTDVSDALFPGMNPVGHEVRIKGRPFRVIGLLQKRGSMLGMFSLDNQVMIPLSVFHQLYGKKRSLDISVQAKSPELFSKAQDEVASLMRRRRDVPANMPNDFELHTNESVTASFNQLSQVITIAGVGVCLLSLVVGGIGILNIMLVSVMERTREIGVRKALGARKRRILGQFATEAVLLSLMGGALGLGLGFGLVFLGNWMMGFPMQVPPWAVGLALFMSCGVGLLFGIYPAARAAKLDPVEAMRAD